A single genomic interval of Granulicella tundricola MP5ACTX9 harbors:
- a CDS encoding DMP19 family protein — protein MENEQSYTVLMDTVWDDINIYDGPSAFLLSYASAAQPAGILCAAHFVQAEAVNGGFHQLFMNSSGILAPEAVFGFQELGMIKAAEAVEAAIKLLGTGYPLDLAERQQRLAQVPERYLAPLDQQFAEAIDTENGGFEKVANEFVKNLGKGA, from the coding sequence ATGGAAAACGAGCAGAGCTACACCGTCCTCATGGACACCGTCTGGGACGATATCAACATCTACGACGGACCCAGCGCCTTCCTCCTCAGCTACGCCTCCGCCGCGCAGCCCGCCGGCATCCTCTGCGCCGCGCACTTCGTCCAGGCGGAGGCCGTCAACGGAGGCTTCCATCAGCTCTTCATGAACAGCTCCGGCATCCTCGCGCCGGAGGCCGTCTTCGGCTTCCAGGAGCTCGGCATGATCAAAGCCGCTGAAGCCGTGGAGGCTGCCATCAAGCTCCTCGGCACAGGCTATCCGCTTGATCTCGCTGAGCGTCAGCAGCGCCTCGCCCAAGTCCCGGAGCGCTACCTCGCACCCCTCGACCAGCAGTTCGCCGAAGCCATCGACACTGAAAACGGAGGCTTTGAAAAAGTAGCTAATGAGTTCGTCAAGAACCTCGGCAAGGGAGCCTAG
- a CDS encoding FKBP-type peptidyl-prolyl cis-trans isomerase, with protein MKLTPALVLLSLAAPALAQTAAKPAVHHSTTATHRAATGACADMPLLDAKIPKIAGCPKTLFALRYIDTLVGTGPLAMPLKLYTVNYTGYLLNGTKFDSSVDRKDPIVFPAGVHRVITGWDTGFEGMHVGGKRRLFIPYELAYGDAGKPPTIPAKSMLVFDVELIAQADFPQQPPPQPRPATATPPPASTKPADDGAKPATIPGADPTKPTTVTPPAGSAATPPATTPKP; from the coding sequence ATGAAGCTCACCCCCGCGCTCGTCCTCCTGTCCCTGGCCGCCCCGGCCTTGGCCCAAACCGCAGCCAAGCCCGCCGTGCATCACTCGACCACCGCGACCCACCGGGCCGCGACCGGCGCCTGTGCTGACATGCCGCTGCTCGACGCCAAGATCCCCAAGATCGCCGGCTGCCCCAAGACCCTCTTCGCGCTGCGGTACATCGATACCCTCGTCGGCACCGGTCCGCTGGCCATGCCGCTGAAGCTCTACACGGTCAACTACACCGGCTACCTGCTGAACGGGACCAAGTTTGATTCGTCGGTCGACCGTAAAGACCCCATCGTCTTCCCCGCGGGCGTTCACCGCGTGATCACCGGCTGGGACACGGGCTTTGAGGGCATGCACGTTGGTGGAAAGCGCCGCCTGTTTATCCCGTATGAACTCGCCTACGGCGATGCCGGCAAGCCCCCTACCATCCCGGCCAAGTCCATGCTGGTCTTTGACGTGGAACTGATCGCCCAGGCCGACTTCCCGCAGCAGCCGCCACCGCAGCCCCGCCCGGCCACCGCAACCCCGCCCCCAGCAAGCACCAAGCCTGCTGACGACGGAGCCAAGCCCGCCACCATTCCCGGAGCCGACCCGACCAAGCCGACCACCGTCACCCCGCCTGCCGGTTCGGCGGCCACACCCCCCGCAACAACTCCGAAGCCTTAG
- a CDS encoding flagellin N-terminal helical domain-containing protein → MSLGVLNNIAAIYAQNNLNNTQASLQNTLTQLSSGSRINSGSDDAAGLAVADGLAANESALTQSAANASDGIGLLQTADGALSQVTNLLNRAVTLSTEAANGTLNSNQVSSANQEYQNILSEIGNIGVTTNFNGRSVFTSTAKTVFVSDGTVSGANVYSDVVGTLAKGGVGETAPVGAGIAITNPTPTASTLTAGSVATFGALAATTDSVGGTISVAVGTGGTAVVSTIAKGTALSDVVSQLNAQYNAANNGVTASLVSGKLTITGPQDAANTTAGTNTLVVTGTALTDYAQATSTAGPAAGIDFTQSTVSTLTQATAQTVLTTVTSAIAAVAYQRGIIGADVNQLTAASGVASTESENLTAAESNIRETNYGQATSDLAKYEVLSQTGISALAQANSVQQEVLKLLQ, encoded by the coding sequence ATGTCATTGGGCGTACTGAACAACATCGCAGCCATCTACGCGCAGAACAATCTCAACAACACGCAGGCCAGCCTGCAGAACACGCTCACGCAGCTCTCTTCCGGTTCTCGCATCAACTCTGGTTCTGACGACGCGGCCGGGCTGGCCGTTGCGGATGGACTTGCAGCCAACGAGTCCGCGCTGACGCAGTCGGCGGCCAACGCAAGCGACGGCATCGGCCTGCTGCAGACGGCAGACGGCGCTCTTTCGCAGGTGACCAACCTGCTCAACCGCGCGGTTACGCTTTCAACCGAGGCCGCCAACGGCACACTGAACAGCAACCAGGTCAGCTCCGCCAACCAGGAGTATCAGAACATTCTTTCGGAGATCGGCAACATTGGCGTGACGACCAACTTCAACGGCCGCAGCGTCTTCACGTCGACGGCAAAGACGGTGTTCGTCTCTGACGGCACCGTCAGCGGCGCCAATGTCTACAGTGACGTGGTCGGCACGCTGGCCAAGGGCGGTGTCGGCGAGACGGCACCGGTCGGCGCGGGCATCGCCATCACCAACCCGACTCCGACCGCCTCCACACTGACGGCAGGTTCAGTCGCTACCTTCGGCGCTCTGGCTGCGACGACCGATTCGGTTGGCGGCACCATCAGCGTGGCTGTCGGCACGGGCGGTACTGCTGTGGTCTCGACGATCGCCAAGGGCACTGCGCTGTCCGATGTCGTCAGCCAGTTGAACGCGCAGTACAACGCTGCCAATAACGGTGTGACTGCCAGCCTGGTCTCCGGCAAGCTGACCATCACCGGACCGCAGGATGCTGCGAATACCACCGCCGGCACGAACACGCTGGTGGTCACGGGTACGGCCTTGACCGACTATGCTCAAGCGACTTCCACCGCAGGACCGGCGGCTGGAATCGACTTCACCCAGTCCACCGTCTCGACCCTGACGCAGGCCACCGCGCAGACGGTTCTGACGACCGTGACCTCCGCGATTGCGGCGGTTGCGTATCAGCGCGGCATCATCGGCGCGGATGTGAACCAGCTTACCGCGGCGTCCGGCGTGGCTTCCACCGAGAGCGAAAACCTGACGGCGGCGGAGAGCAACATCCGCGAGACCAACTACGGTCAGGCCACCAGCGATCTGGCCAAGTATGAGGTCCTCTCTCAGACCGGTATCAGCGCCCTGGCCCAGGCCAATAGCGTGCAGCAGGAGGTTCTGAAGCTGCTGCAATAG
- a CDS encoding UbiD family decarboxylase: MAYKDLREWIARLDKADELVVIKEPVSPYLEMAEIADRAAKMPATATKGPGGPALLFENVTGHPGARVLMNQFGSERRMQLALEVPSLDDIAGRIRTLLHPPTPTGFMDKLKLLPMLAEVGSFFPKVIDKADAACKQVIHKGADVDLSKLPILTTWPQDGGPFITLPCVITRDSKSGKRNVGMYRMQVYDKQTTGMHWQRQKNAAEQLRDRLRASSEDATAAVDLMALTAGGTVAAPDLSSLNQQTITKIRGDRMEVAVAIGTDPATTFSAIVPAPPEIEEYLISGFLRQKPLELVKAETVDLEVPAHAEYILEGFVNLGELRTEGPFGDHTGFYTMQDEYPVFHLTAITHRKNPVYAATVVGKPPMEDAWMGKAVERIFLPLMQLTMPEIVDVNLPAAGVFHNLMIVSIRKSYAGHARKVMNGVWAMGQAMFTKCIIVVDEDCDVQDLNEVTLRTANNIDPERDIQFTLGPVDSLDHASRLPNFGSKMGIDATRKWAAEGFTRQWPPMLAMPKEVKAKVDALWPKLKIR; the protein is encoded by the coding sequence TTGGCCTACAAGGATTTGCGCGAGTGGATTGCCCGTCTGGACAAGGCGGATGAGCTGGTAGTGATCAAGGAGCCGGTGAGCCCGTACCTGGAGATGGCGGAGATCGCCGACCGCGCCGCGAAGATGCCGGCCACTGCGACGAAGGGCCCTGGAGGCCCCGCGCTGCTGTTTGAGAACGTCACCGGCCACCCCGGCGCGCGAGTGCTGATGAACCAGTTCGGGTCTGAGCGGCGGATGCAGCTTGCGCTGGAGGTTCCCTCGCTGGACGATATCGCAGGCCGTATCCGCACGCTGCTGCATCCTCCCACGCCCACCGGCTTCATGGACAAGCTGAAGCTGTTGCCCATGCTCGCTGAAGTGGGGAGCTTTTTCCCCAAAGTGATCGATAAGGCCGATGCCGCGTGCAAGCAGGTCATCCACAAAGGCGCGGACGTCGACCTGAGCAAGCTCCCCATCCTGACCACCTGGCCGCAGGACGGCGGTCCGTTCATCACGCTGCCGTGCGTGATCACGCGGGATAGCAAATCCGGCAAGCGCAACGTCGGCATGTACCGGATGCAGGTCTATGACAAGCAGACGACGGGCATGCACTGGCAGCGCCAGAAGAACGCAGCCGAGCAGCTTCGCGACCGGCTCCGCGCCAGCTCTGAGGACGCCACGGCTGCGGTCGATCTGATGGCCCTGACCGCCGGCGGCACGGTTGCCGCGCCGGATCTTTCGTCGCTGAACCAGCAGACGATCACCAAGATTCGCGGCGACCGCATGGAGGTCGCGGTGGCCATTGGCACGGACCCTGCGACGACCTTTTCCGCAATCGTCCCTGCGCCGCCTGAGATTGAGGAGTATCTGATCTCCGGCTTCCTGCGCCAGAAACCGCTGGAGCTGGTGAAGGCGGAGACGGTGGATCTCGAAGTCCCTGCCCACGCGGAGTACATCCTTGAGGGCTTCGTCAATCTGGGCGAGCTACGCACCGAGGGGCCATTCGGCGATCACACCGGCTTCTACACCATGCAGGATGAGTACCCGGTCTTTCACCTGACCGCCATCACGCACCGCAAGAATCCGGTCTACGCGGCGACCGTCGTAGGCAAGCCGCCCATGGAAGATGCCTGGATGGGCAAGGCCGTGGAGCGCATCTTCCTGCCGTTGATGCAGTTGACCATGCCGGAGATCGTGGACGTGAACCTGCCGGCGGCAGGCGTGTTCCACAACCTGATGATCGTGTCCATCCGCAAGTCGTACGCGGGCCACGCGCGCAAGGTCATGAACGGTGTCTGGGCGATGGGGCAGGCGATGTTCACCAAGTGCATCATCGTCGTGGACGAGGACTGCGACGTGCAGGACCTGAACGAAGTCACGCTCCGCACGGCCAACAATATAGATCCGGAGCGCGACATCCAGTTCACGCTGGGGCCGGTGGATTCGCTGGACCACGCCAGCCGCCTGCCCAACTTTGGCTCCAAGATGGGCATCGACGCGACGCGCAAGTGGGCTGCCGAAGGCTTTACGCGGCAGTGGCCTCCTATGCTCGCCATGCCGAAGGAGGTCAAGGCGAAGGTAGACGCGCTTTGGCCGAAGCTGAAGATTCGCTAG
- a CDS encoding flagellar motor protein — MDLASIGGIVLALAGILAGMMIEGGSIAQITQPTAAMIVLGGTIGAVMLQFPMNIFLAAMKQIVKVFLHKGHDGEAVLAQIVDFANKARKSGIVSLDAELAAVHDPFLKQALMLAVDGTEPSELRKIMQLELDNKSTIEEKIPAVFEAMGGYSPTVGIIGAVLGLIQVMKSLDNIDEVGRGIATAFVATIYGVAVANLICLPAAGKLKFRHAEEVMLKEMMLEGVCSILEGMNPRMIETKLRTFLFESKPGAESASKPAEA, encoded by the coding sequence ATGGACCTCGCCAGCATTGGCGGTATCGTACTCGCGCTGGCCGGCATTCTCGCCGGCATGATGATTGAAGGCGGCAGCATCGCGCAGATCACGCAGCCCACCGCCGCCATGATCGTGCTCGGCGGCACCATCGGCGCGGTCATGCTGCAGTTCCCTATGAATATCTTCTTGGCCGCCATGAAGCAGATCGTCAAGGTCTTCCTGCATAAGGGTCATGACGGTGAAGCCGTCCTCGCCCAGATCGTGGACTTCGCCAACAAGGCCCGCAAAAGCGGCATCGTCTCGCTCGACGCAGAGCTCGCCGCCGTACACGATCCCTTCCTCAAGCAAGCCCTCATGCTCGCTGTCGACGGCACAGAACCCAGCGAGCTTCGCAAGATTATGCAGCTTGAGCTCGACAACAAGAGCACCATCGAAGAAAAAATCCCCGCCGTCTTTGAAGCCATGGGCGGCTACTCCCCCACCGTCGGCATCATCGGAGCCGTGCTCGGCCTCATCCAGGTCATGAAGTCTCTGGACAACATCGATGAGGTCGGCCGCGGCATCGCCACCGCCTTCGTCGCCACCATCTACGGCGTCGCCGTCGCCAACCTCATCTGCCTCCCTGCCGCCGGCAAGCTGAAGTTCCGCCATGCCGAAGAGGTCATGCTCAAGGAGATGATGCTGGAAGGCGTCTGCTCCATCCTGGAAGGTATGAACCCGCGCATGATCGAGACCAAGCTCCGCACCTTCCTCTTTGAAAGCAAGCCCGGCGCTGAGAGCGCAAGCAAACCCGCCGAAGCCTAA
- a CDS encoding non-canonical purine NTP pyrophosphatase, producing the protein MPLTLYIATSNPGKLRDFAHAAANQEDQTGTVTILPVSNLSSIPEPIEDAPTFEGNACIKALAYSVLAPDQIVLADDSGIELDALAGAPGVRSARFAEDENFPATPGQTKDDRNNQALQARAAHLTGVQRRARYRCVIAAARNGEIIANGTGSLEGILLESPQGKEGFGYDPYFLVPETNQTMAELDPATRLTLSHRGRALRDLLPKLPH; encoded by the coding sequence TTGCCCCTCACTCTCTACATCGCCACCTCCAACCCCGGCAAGCTCCGCGACTTCGCCCACGCCGCAGCGAATCAAGAAGACCAAACCGGCACAGTCACCATCCTCCCCGTCTCTAACCTCTCGTCGATCCCCGAGCCCATCGAAGACGCCCCCACCTTCGAAGGCAACGCCTGCATCAAGGCCCTCGCCTACTCCGTCCTCGCGCCAGACCAGATCGTCCTCGCAGACGACTCTGGCATAGAACTCGACGCCCTCGCAGGAGCTCCCGGAGTCCGCTCCGCCCGCTTCGCAGAAGACGAAAACTTCCCCGCCACGCCCGGCCAGACAAAGGACGACCGCAACAACCAGGCCCTCCAGGCTCGCGCAGCCCACCTCACCGGAGTTCAACGCCGAGCCCGCTACCGCTGCGTCATAGCCGCCGCCCGCAACGGAGAGATCATCGCCAACGGCACCGGCTCCCTTGAAGGCATTCTGCTTGAATCCCCCCAAGGCAAAGAAGGCTTCGGCTACGACCCCTACTTCCTGGTTCCGGAAACCAACCAAACGATGGCCGAACTAGACCCCGCAACCCGCCTCACCCTCAGCCACCGCGGTCGAGCCCTCCGCGACCTCCTCCCCAAACTTCCTCACTGA
- a CDS encoding flagellar FlbD family protein yields the protein MIDLTRLNGHRLILNCDLIRFAEPAPDTTITLVTGEKLIVRESCDELIARMLAWRGSVLRTAWPDAASALFAKTDDLAHKHAHAHPKHDSDC from the coding sequence ATGATCGACCTGACACGCTTGAACGGGCACCGGCTCATCCTCAACTGCGACCTCATCCGCTTCGCCGAGCCTGCACCCGACACCACCATCACCTTAGTCACCGGAGAAAAGCTCATCGTGCGTGAGTCCTGTGACGAGCTCATTGCGCGCATGCTCGCCTGGCGCGGCAGCGTCCTCCGCACCGCATGGCCGGACGCAGCTTCAGCCCTCTTCGCCAAGACAGACGACCTCGCCCACAAGCACGCACATGCTCATCCCAAGCACGACTCGGATTGCTAG
- the fliD gene encoding flagellar filament capping protein FliD → MGTVGLSFGSATSGAGFDVATTVSSILAIESGVETPWKARLTSLQSQDAAFSSLGTQLSTLSTSLSSLTSFDGLFAAKQGSSSDTDVLTLTSASTSAVAGSHTVVVNNLAQTSSSYSDQITSASDTLGGSLTIAIGSGTQTITLGSSINSLSTLAAAINSGSYGVAASVVTSTTGSRLSLVSNTSGAAGEATITSNLTDTTTSTAVGFTEGQAGKDASLTVDGLATTSASNTVTTAIPGVTFQLLSAPAGSSNTSVQIQITNDNSSLESAVQSFVTAYNAVNSSIAAQEKNDSTGTAEPLYGNPTLSLLQTQLSQALFSGAASGKVSSITQLGLSVGSDGSLSLNTDTLDAALNSNYSDIAGFFQASGSFGQSLTTTLNQLGTNSTTGAISLALAQNSTEELGINTNIANEDAHIATESTALTAELNLANQELQAIPSQIDEVNKLYSAETGYNQTQA, encoded by the coding sequence ATGGGAACCGTGGGATTGAGCTTCGGCTCGGCGACCAGTGGCGCAGGATTCGATGTGGCGACAACGGTGAGTTCGATCCTTGCGATCGAGTCAGGCGTGGAGACGCCTTGGAAGGCGCGGCTGACGAGCCTGCAATCGCAGGATGCGGCGTTTTCGTCTCTGGGCACGCAGCTCTCTACGCTTTCTACCTCTTTGTCTTCGCTGACGAGTTTTGATGGACTGTTCGCAGCCAAGCAGGGCTCCAGCTCCGATACCGACGTGCTGACGCTGACTTCCGCGAGTACGTCGGCCGTGGCGGGCAGCCATACGGTGGTGGTGAACAACCTGGCGCAGACCTCATCGAGCTACTCAGACCAGATCACGTCTGCAAGCGATACGCTGGGCGGGAGCTTGACGATTGCGATCGGCTCCGGCACGCAGACGATCACGCTGGGCAGCAGCATCAACTCACTGTCGACGCTGGCGGCTGCGATCAACTCCGGCTCCTACGGGGTTGCGGCCAGTGTAGTGACGAGTACGACCGGCTCGCGGCTTTCTCTTGTGAGCAACACCAGCGGCGCGGCGGGTGAGGCCACCATTACTTCCAACCTCACCGATACCACGACTTCGACGGCGGTGGGATTCACAGAAGGGCAGGCTGGTAAGGATGCGAGTCTGACGGTCGATGGACTCGCCACGACGAGCGCCTCCAACACCGTGACGACGGCGATTCCAGGGGTTACGTTTCAATTGCTTTCAGCGCCCGCGGGATCGAGCAACACCTCAGTGCAGATTCAGATTACGAACGATAACAGCTCATTGGAGTCGGCGGTGCAATCGTTTGTGACGGCGTATAACGCGGTCAACAGCAGCATTGCGGCGCAGGAGAAGAACGATTCGACCGGGACCGCGGAGCCGCTTTATGGCAATCCCACGCTCTCTCTGTTGCAGACCCAGCTTTCGCAGGCGCTCTTCTCCGGCGCGGCCAGCGGGAAGGTCTCGAGCATAACGCAGCTAGGACTTTCGGTGGGCTCCGATGGTTCGCTCTCGTTGAATACGGATACGCTGGACGCCGCATTGAACTCCAACTACAGCGATATTGCAGGCTTTTTTCAAGCCTCCGGGAGCTTTGGGCAGAGCCTGACGACGACGTTGAACCAGCTCGGCACGAACTCGACGACAGGCGCGATCTCGCTTGCGCTGGCGCAGAACTCGACCGAAGAGTTGGGGATCAACACGAATATCGCCAATGAAGACGCGCATATTGCGACAGAGAGCACGGCGCTGACGGCGGAGCTGAACCTGGCCAACCAGGAGTTGCAGGCGATTCCTTCGCAGATCGACGAAGTCAACAAGCTGTATAGCGCGGAGACGGGCTACAACCAGACGCAGGCTTAG
- a CDS encoding ABC transporter ATP-binding protein: MPDRLKPLVPYLKRYWKHLAWGGVAVIIYNFVKAMLPIVIGHAVDDLKIEVTTTKIIHHSLLLLAVAATSAVFLYITRQVLIGASREIEFDLRNDLFANLERQSPAFYQTHRTGDIMARTTNDLSAVRQLLGPAIMYSANTIFFTAASLPFMFRISPRLTFFAFVPLPLASLLVQQFGARIHKRFERIQAMFSDISAKAQENFSGARLIRAFAQEDAEIASFEAANQENVNRSLHLVRLMAMLWPTLEFVLGLSLMITLLVGGHEVVLHHISVGQFTEFMVYMVQLTWPMIAIGWVVNLFQRGTASVIRIDEILKQKPDIADDPALIREQPAFAGEIEFRNLNFAYNPGTPVLHNINLRIPAGTSLAIVGPTGSGKSTLVNLIPRLYDSADGSVLVDGLPIRGFPLKTLRGNVGVVPQETFLFSDSIHHNITFGAPDATLQQVEDAATVAHIRTEILEFPKSFETLVGERGVTLSGGQKQRTAIARAVIRDPRILILDDALASVDTYTEERILSGLRGVMQGRTTILISHRTSTARNADQIAVLVEGRIAELGTHDELLARGGYYTHLYEKQQLEEELAVAN; this comes from the coding sequence ATGCCCGATCGTTTAAAGCCGCTCGTACCCTACCTCAAGCGTTACTGGAAGCACCTCGCCTGGGGTGGGGTCGCGGTGATCATCTATAACTTCGTCAAGGCGATGCTCCCCATCGTCATCGGCCATGCGGTGGACGACCTCAAGATCGAGGTCACCACGACGAAGATCATCCATCACTCGCTGCTGTTGCTGGCGGTGGCCGCGACCTCCGCCGTCTTCCTCTATATCACCCGCCAGGTCCTCATCGGCGCATCGCGTGAGATCGAGTTCGACCTCCGCAACGACCTCTTCGCCAACCTCGAACGCCAGTCGCCCGCCTTCTACCAGACCCACCGCACCGGCGACATCATGGCCCGCACCACCAACGACCTCAGCGCCGTGCGCCAGTTGCTGGGGCCGGCCATCATGTACAGCGCGAACACTATCTTCTTCACCGCCGCGTCGCTGCCGTTCATGTTCCGCATCAGCCCCAGACTGACGTTCTTTGCGTTCGTTCCGCTGCCCCTGGCCTCGCTGCTGGTGCAGCAGTTCGGCGCACGGATTCATAAACGCTTCGAGCGCATCCAAGCCATGTTCTCTGACATCTCCGCCAAGGCCCAGGAGAACTTCTCCGGCGCACGCCTCATCCGCGCCTTTGCCCAGGAAGATGCGGAGATCGCCTCTTTTGAGGCAGCCAATCAGGAGAACGTCAACCGCAGCCTCCACCTCGTGCGCCTGATGGCGATGCTCTGGCCTACGCTCGAGTTCGTGCTTGGCCTGTCGCTGATGATCACGCTGCTGGTGGGCGGACATGAGGTTGTGCTGCACCATATCTCCGTCGGCCAGTTTACGGAGTTCATGGTCTATATGGTCCAGCTCACGTGGCCCATGATCGCCATCGGCTGGGTCGTCAACCTCTTCCAGCGCGGCACCGCCAGCGTGATCCGCATCGACGAAATTCTCAAGCAGAAGCCGGATATCGCGGACGATCCCGCACTCATCCGCGAGCAGCCCGCGTTCGCCGGAGAGATCGAGTTCCGCAATCTGAACTTTGCCTATAACCCCGGCACGCCCGTCCTGCACAACATCAACCTGCGCATCCCCGCCGGCACAAGCCTCGCCATCGTCGGGCCCACTGGCTCAGGCAAATCGACGCTGGTGAACCTGATCCCGCGTCTCTACGATTCGGCGGACGGTTCAGTGCTCGTAGACGGTCTACCCATCCGCGGGTTCCCGCTGAAAACGCTGCGCGGCAACGTCGGCGTAGTCCCGCAGGAGACCTTCCTCTTCTCCGATTCCATCCACCACAACATTACCTTCGGCGCACCCGACGCCACGCTCCAGCAGGTGGAAGACGCGGCCACCGTAGCCCACATCCGCACCGAGATCCTCGAATTCCCCAAAAGCTTCGAGACCCTGGTCGGCGAGCGTGGCGTCACCCTCTCCGGCGGCCAGAAGCAGCGCACCGCCATCGCACGCGCCGTGATCCGCGATCCCCGCATCCTCATCCTTGACGACGCGCTCGCCTCCGTCGATACCTACACGGAAGAGCGCATCCTCAGCGGCCTGCGCGGCGTCATGCAGGGCCGCACGACGATCCTCATCTCTCACCGCACCTCAACCGCACGCAACGCAGATCAGATCGCCGTGCTGGTCGAGGGCCGCATCGCGGAGCTAGGCACGCATGATGAGTTGCTCGCACGCGGCGGCTACTACACACACCTCTATGAGAAGCAGCAGCTTGAAGAAGAGCTCGCCGTAGCAAACTAA
- a CDS encoding flagellar export chaperone FliS, translating into MEAMSYQQQSLVGATGVELIVALYDAAIRNLYRAADSAREEDVIGRRIAVKKAVDIFIYLQARLRPDVGGRAAASLSDFYAAMFTMTLEASHIGSVDGFMEVIDCVRNVREAWAIVARDPDAGKVLPRELRTREERFVAPVHAQQEQAAASRWSA; encoded by the coding sequence ATGGAAGCGATGTCCTATCAGCAGCAGTCCCTTGTGGGCGCCACCGGAGTGGAGTTGATTGTGGCGCTCTATGACGCGGCGATCCGCAACCTCTATCGCGCGGCCGACAGTGCGCGGGAAGAGGACGTGATTGGGCGCAGGATCGCGGTGAAGAAGGCCGTGGACATCTTCATCTATCTGCAGGCCAGGCTGCGGCCGGACGTGGGCGGTCGCGCGGCGGCTTCGTTGTCCGACTTCTATGCGGCCATGTTCACGATGACGCTGGAGGCCTCGCATATCGGTTCCGTTGATGGCTTCATGGAGGTCATCGACTGCGTGCGGAATGTGCGGGAGGCGTGGGCGATCGTGGCGCGTGATCCTGATGCAGGTAAGGTGCTGCCGCGCGAGTTGCGGACGCGCGAAGAGCGTTTTGTTGCGCCGGTCCATGCGCAGCAGGAACAGGCCGCTGCATCGCGGTGGTCCGCTTAG
- a CDS encoding flagellar motor protein MotB — MSKKKHPEHVNHERWLVSYADFITLLFAFFVVLFASGQNDKRKQVMLAHAVQSAFMHNGIFDQHSKTPPITTDGNSSLNLATAPIALPVPSAAESAEATEIRLKEVVKAQVEKKQLTSDAVSVRATGDGLVVSLREAGFFASGSADVRPEALAVLQTVAAALPRQSMRVEGHTDNIPIHTTQFATNWELSTARAATITRLLIAQNAVDPAQVSAAGDAEFRPIADNATDAGRAQNRRVDIILLKAAAPTTQAPPK, encoded by the coding sequence ATGAGCAAGAAGAAGCATCCCGAGCACGTCAACCACGAACGCTGGCTCGTCTCCTATGCCGATTTCATCACGCTCCTCTTCGCCTTCTTCGTCGTCCTCTTCGCCTCCGGCCAGAACGACAAGCGCAAGCAGGTCATGCTCGCCCACGCCGTGCAGTCCGCCTTCATGCACAACGGCATCTTCGACCAGCACTCCAAGACCCCGCCCATCACCACCGACGGCAACTCGTCCCTCAACCTCGCCACCGCTCCCATCGCCCTGCCCGTCCCCAGTGCGGCAGAGTCCGCTGAAGCCACCGAGATCAGACTCAAGGAGGTCGTCAAAGCCCAGGTGGAAAAGAAGCAGCTCACCAGCGACGCCGTCAGCGTACGCGCCACCGGCGACGGCCTCGTCGTCTCCCTGCGCGAGGCCGGCTTCTTCGCCTCCGGCTCGGCAGACGTCCGCCCGGAAGCCCTGGCCGTCCTCCAGACCGTAGCCGCCGCACTCCCTCGCCAGTCCATGCGCGTGGAAGGCCACACCGATAACATCCCCATCCACACCACGCAGTTCGCCACCAACTGGGAGCTCTCCACCGCACGCGCCGCCACCATCACGCGCCTGCTCATCGCCCAGAACGCCGTCGACCCCGCCCAGGTCTCAGCCGCAGGCGACGCCGAGTTCCGCCCCATCGCAGACAACGCCACGGACGCCGGCCGAGCCCAGAATCGCCGCGTCGATATCATCCTGTTGAAGGCAGCAGCCCCAACCACTCAGGCACCCCCAAAGTGA